CCTACGCCTTGGGTGCATTTGCCGAAGGCTTGGGCCAATCGCTCTACAAGGTCATCTATTTCCCGTTGTCTACAGGAACAGTAACTGACTTTTACCGTGGATTGGCCTTCGGCCTAGGAGAACAGCCACAAAGTCGGAAAGTGGATCTGTTTCGCCAAATCCAACAGGCGATTAGCCGTTTGTTCTACGAACAAAAGATTACGCCGGTTTTCATCCTTGACGAGATGCAAATGGCCAAAGATGTCTTTTTACAAGATTTGAGCCTGCTCTTTAATTTTCACATGGATACCCAGAATCCTTTTGTCCTTCTTATATGCGGCTGGCCTTACTTACGGGACCGTCTGTCGTTAAACCCACATAGATCCTTATCCCAGCGGCTTTTGGTTCGACATCAGGTCGAGCCGCTGGATAAGGAAGAGGTCAAGGGATATATGGAGCATCACCTTGCCTATGCCGGGGCGAAATATCCGATTTTCACGGAAGACGCAATAGAAGCTGTTAGTGCCTGTTCCAATGGATATCCACGCCTGATTAATTTATTGGCTATGCACGCCCTATTATATGGCAGCCAAAACAAAAAAGAACAGATCGATGCCGAAGTCATCCGGATCATCGCCCCGGAGTGCGGTCTGGCATTGAGATAGCTTGGATGGCTTAGAACGAGTCAAAGGGGACAACCCTGATCCCCAAATATTCTCAGGAAAGGAAAGAATCATGATGACCCGAACCCAAAAACCAGGAATCCTCGTCTATTGTCCTGCCAAGGAACGCTGGCAAATCCAAAAGATAGACCATTCTTACGACCTTCACTGCGGCGATTGTTTCGAGATTAAGGTAGGCTATGAGTATATCCCTTGTAGAATAGAACTTGGCTGTGAATGGCTGTTATACCTTCGGGAAACTCGATTTTATTTACATCCAAAACAGAAATACGAAGTGAAAGTCGATTAACAAAGAGTGACAAGTGATTACTTCTTAGACCCAGTAGAAAGG
Above is a window of Fodinisporobacter ferrooxydans DNA encoding:
- a CDS encoding ExeA family protein, with protein sequence MIMAFYSLSKIPFAKETKGMSPYTSRSFQEAMGCLTYMKQVRGMALVVGDPGAGKTYALGAFAEGLGQSLYKVIYFPLSTGTVTDFYRGLAFGLGEQPQSRKVDLFRQIQQAISRLFYEQKITPVFILDEMQMAKDVFLQDLSLLFNFHMDTQNPFVLLICGWPYLRDRLSLNPHRSLSQRLLVRHQVEPLDKEEVKGYMEHHLAYAGAKYPIFTEDAIEAVSACSNGYPRLINLLAMHALLYGSQNKKEQIDAEVIRIIAPECGLALR
- a CDS encoding DUF5348 domain-containing protein, which encodes MTRTQKPGILVYCPAKERWQIQKIDHSYDLHCGDCFEIKVGYEYIPCRIELGCEWLLYLRETRFYLHPKQKYEVKVD